A window of the Chloroflexus sp. Y-396-1 genome harbors these coding sequences:
- a CDS encoding Uma2 family endonuclease: MPEYLSLDVAEEGVRPMLIIEIVESETCENDVERKVGHYARAWVAQYVIVDNVGRQGQRQLQLLNYRLLGDRY, from the coding sequence ATGCCAGAATATTTGTCACTCGATGTGGCAGAAGAAGGTGTCCGACCGATGCTGATCATCGAGATCGTTGAGTCGGAGACATGCGAGAACGATGTGGAACGGAAGGTGGGGCACTACGCACGAGCATGGGTAGCGCAGTACGTGATCGTGGATAATGTGGGGCGGCAGGGGCAACGGCAGTTACAATTGCTCAATTACCGGCTATTGGGCGATAGGTACTGA